tttcgttttcgttgtatactaacgaatttgtaaaaaaaattgttgatgttactgttcctttaagccaccaATGATCAACACACTCTGTGGCAACCAACACTGTTGCAAAATTGTATGCAAGAACataatgtaaattagaattttgcttATTCTATATTGCAGGGTGCTGAGGCTCCAAATAGAACTAAGTACTCCATTTAAACATATCAGAAGAATCACATTTACCATTGTGGGATAATCAATTGCTCGAAGAATTACAATTTCTTAGTTCAAAAACACAGAATAAATGGTTTACATTGTATGATCTAGGTAGTGAGTAAATATAGAATCGAGTGATACACATTTAAAGTTAtggttgaaaaataaaatctggaaaaaaaaaaataaaagcagagaaATTTCCTTAGGGGGACACACGTCATTCTGAATTTATTGTCTTGGATATCTTTGGAACTAAAGAGGGCACCCCTACTAAATGTTTGACAGCAAAGGAGTTCTGAACCTAAAGTCCAAAGGCTGAAGTGTAAATGCAACATTGTTTATATATTCCATTGGTTAGAACTGTTGCCACCTAGAAATATTAGAAGCTCtaattgaagtacaggtatgggaccagttatccagaatgctcgggacctgggggtttctgaatttctgtaatttggatcttcatgccctaagtctactataaaatcatgtaaacattaaacaaactcaataggctggttttgcttccaataaggattaattatatcttagtttggatcaagtacaagatactgttttataattacagagaaaaaggaaatcatttaaaaaagctggatcatttggataaaatggagtctatgggagacaggcattccaaatttggagctttctggataacaggtttccgggtaatggattccatatctgtataggTCTGGATGGAGGTCTGGGTGCTGGATGTTgcccaaaattagaatttttagggtGTTTCCCAAGAGCACAATTATCTCTTTTTAATATAATGATTTTGACGGGATCTGGCTATTGGCATGTAGTCATGGCAATTTTTTAACCAGAACACAAAAGAAACAAACAGTTAAACTTAATACCTATAATGTTTCCACACTTCAGCCAACTACTTTTAGCTGgtgagaaataaataattttaaaaaaatgcataacaTCTTCACTAAGAGTAATTACTAGGAAACACACCTTCCTCTTTGTGCATCCACTTTGTACCAGGATAGCAAAGTCCCCAATTTCATGAGGCACTTCATGTAGGAGAATTGTGATTGTGGTGACAATTCCAACATTGCTGCTGACCAGGAATGAGGCTCCAATTGCTAGTCCATCGGTGAAGTTGTGGGTGAAATCAGCAGCAAGATTTAAATAGCCAGAAACAGTCATTTCTACAGTGGCAGGATAGAGAATTGTAGAATGAACAAAAGGGCTGCAAGAAAATATTGAGggtaaaagcaaaagaaaatacagagGCATATGTTAATATAACCTGATTGTACGGCTTCctttttgctgtttttgcctTTCTGCGCAGTGctatttcctttctttctgtgCCTCACGCCATCCTTCCCTGGGTCTTTTTCCTCCTCCTTCTCTGTTGCATCATCCGCTAGGCTTTCCTTTGCGGCTGTGAGAAAGCATACAGGTGACAGGTGACATCGGAGACCCTTCCTCCTTTGTGAAACAGTTTATGATAATGCCTTTCTTGCAAAGTGTGGCATACTTATCAATGGCAACTGCACACAGGGAAGcagaaaccaaaaaaataaataaaatctagcagtatttaccatataaaatatttatataagcaCATTTACTACTATTACTCATATTTGACATACCATGACTATGTCCATGACCATGTTCTCCTTTTAAATGCCTCACAAACTTCTCAACAACAAGGAAGGCAATAATTCCAGCAAGGACCCAAAGGCCAACTAACATCATGTGGGAGTGGTTATGCCCTGTAAGCATGGTGATAAAATATCAAGAAAGAAagacttagtaaaaaaaaaaaagtgccgcAAATTGAGAGAAAATATGGTTTACAAGGAAAATGCTAGCAGCAAAGTAAAGAGTCAAATCACTAGAAATAGTTCACAATCAGAATGCAAGCAGGCAAAATATATCATTCAAGAGGAATAAGTACTTCTGGTTTGTATTTATAACTTGGGTTACCCTGAGCTGCTTCATTTGgtaaaaataaattagcaaaataaaatgttaacggggttgttcaccttccgaacacttttttcagtttttttctctcttattcatattcatattccagtctcttattcaaatcaatgcatggttgctatggtaatttggacccttactaccagattgcttataatgcaaattgaagagctgctaaataaaaaactaaataactcaaaaaccttatcacgctctacaccatactaaaagttatctcaaaactGAACAAACCCATTAATAAAGTGCTTCAATGTTTGATGCACTCCCTTAATTTGGGGATATAATATTGTATTTCCATTATTACCTCTTGGCCCAGATCAGGGCCTGTTTGGCCTCTACAGCAATTACATATATgcttaccatgagagtgtccgTGGCCATGTGATTCTTCGGGCTCTGCAACTGCTTCATGTGCAGAATGTGGTTCTGTAGAGAAATATGTAAATGTGAATATATAAACCTACACTGAAAAGCCATCAATTGAGTTGGATAGAAAAGGGGGTAAAAGGCATATGTAACTGAAGACATAACATACCTAGTGCATGAGGGATGAGGTGCAAAAAGGCATCTCCGAGAAGCCCCCCTGAGGCAAAGCTCAGGAGTAGTTTGAGCAGGGACTGGTGCTGGCTGCTATTAGACTGTACAGGTATCAGGAAGAGAATGAAGAAGGGAGCAGCTGATATCAGGAGTGTGGCACATATAGCCTAAGAAAGAAAATGTCTTTTAGAGTATATTTGGAGTGGTGTACTGTACAGCTAAATGCATTAGGATGCAAACGCCTGCCACTGAATCAGCCGTATAGTAAGGggaaaatttatcaagggtcaaattgaaaaattcgaattttcaagtatttttttatggcaaagactcaaattcgactagggaaatgttaaaatttgattcaagtttttttaaaaattcgaattccatTTTCGaggtttatcatactctggcccattaagaactcaaattcgactatgcAACACTTAAAACCCGCCAAATTGCAGTTTTAGttaatgggagacgtcctgggatcaatttggagttgtttgctgccttcctgacatttttaaaactcaaatcgaatttgattcaagttttcgggtcgatcttGTTCACCAGAGattagaaaatttgatttttcaaatacattttaattggttgaatttcaagttcaatttcgaaattcgacccttgataaatctgcccctaagtgtgagtaGTCTGAAAAGAACATAAAGGAatgaaaaaaacagcattaaGTTTGCAAAAAGGCACTAAATCCCTACACATatgataaataatggaaatataaagTCTTTAAAAAAAGACTATGAACACAGTGCGGAACTAAAGCAGCAGAAAgtaagaaacaacaaaaaaacagcaagaaaaaaCTTTAGTGTGAGAATCATCGACAATGAATAATGGGCAGGTCTCTTAtattttgtttaactttttaaaaaaaaaaacacttttggatttaatatttatttcaaataacCATGTTGTCTCAAGCAAATAATTGTTTGCGGTTGAAGCCAGTTAAAATATAACCCTTGTCAGGATTGTGGCAGCAATGGAAAAAATGTTAAGCTTCGTCACCATTATTCAGTTGGTTAGATCAGTGGGGAAAAATGTGTGTGTTAAGAACAACACAAAAAGAATAACACAATATCTCAAACttgatgaaaaaatgttttcatacgTTTTTTATGACCTTAGCTACACCTTAGTAGACACACGCACAAATAGATAAATGACGCGCATGCAGATAAGTGCACTCTGTGGATTGTTACGGTCAGTGTTTCAGTTCCAATCTAAATATGAAccagtggattaaaaaaaaaaaaaaaagtgtgacgaTACTATGAATATGTCCTCAAAGTCATAAAGCAGCAGTGCAAGAAAACACAAGTAAATGAAAACAATGCACACTTACATATGTCCAAAGTTGCACAGGTTCCATTTTCTCTCTTGACCCATGATTGTGTATTAAATTATCTCCAGTTGCTGCCTCTCTTTTGGTGCGCTCTTCTCCTACTACATGGCTCTGCTCTTTATCACTGTGACTATGTTCATGCTGGGTTTCCTCGTGGCTGTGCCCGTGGTGATCCTGATGGCTATGACCATGGTGAACATCCTCATGACTATGTCCTTGATGGGAATGACCGTGTCCATGGCAATCATGCCCATGATGACTGTGGCCATGTCCATGGTGACCATGACTGTGCCCGTGATGTGCATGGCTGTGGCCATGATGAAAATCCTCCTGTGACTGGGACAAGGCTGTGTGCACCAAACAACACACCATCAAGGTTGCTACCAATAAGGCACAGCCATATTTCAACCATTGCCCCATTTTTcctaagagagagaaaaaaaattaacggTTTAGACACCCGAGCATCATTAACAATAGCAGCAGAAAACGCTTTATCCCACACAAGTCTAGAACTACATGCAGGGTGTTTTTGGTTGTAACAACTGTACACAAACTAactgaaatcaattaaaaatccaaTATTACATTATAACTATGTTTGCTGCTAGTCAATGACCTCTTTATTCCTCTATAAGACATATCTATGGCTTCTCCACCCAGGATTAGTCAGATCTGTCAGTCCTTCCCTATGGTTAAACTGGAGAGGTTACAATGATAACAAGAAGTTCACCAGTCTATCTGCTGTCTTATCTCACTGCTTTCACCATGTCATTAGTCTGTGCGCCCTTTATAACAGACCTACTTCCGTGCCACTCTGCTTATTAAGTACCATGTCCCCATTATACTATTACCTGCACTGCCTCTGTTTCAAACCAGTTCTACGTGGCACACAATAGCCAGGTTCAAATATCGCGTGAAAAGACAGACCGGAAATACGCAACCCGTCACGGTTCTGCATAGACCTTTGACAGTAAAAGGCGTGGCTTTAGTTCAAATTCTATATGGATGAAGGACTGTAGATAGTAAAACTTTGCTCTAAAGCAAAAAGACGCCCCGAACACGCCTTTGTTTCCTGTGTACGTACATGCCCCGTCTCCTACATACTCTATGGTAAAAGACTTTCTAACCCGATCTCTGTGGTACGTGAACAACCGGTGTCATGGCGGCTCCCTGCAGGCTAAAGTCTATGCTGGCTCTGGTGACAGGTCAATTAAAACACCGCATTAGTTAACATTTAGCGCTCCGCTTTGTTACAGTCTTCGCTTTATTCAATTCACTGCTGTTTTTCTTCATAAACGTGACAAGAAACGCGACTGTTATCCAATGGGACGCGCATATATGGGCAAAATACTTCACAGCCAGGCATTTTCTGGGGTTTTGTCAGTGGGGGGTGTAGTGCCTTTATGAGTTAGCTGTTAATCTGATACACGTCCCCTTTGGTATATTTACTTTCTAATTATTTagttacatataggggcacatttacttagctcgaatgaaggatttgaagtaaaaaaactttgcatttcgaaggttttttttgggtacttagaccatcgaataggctacttcgacttcgaatcaaagattcgaactaaaaatcgttcgactattcgaccattcgatagtcgaagtactgtctctttaaaaaaaaaaaaaagacttgcactacctactttggcactttaaacctactgagcatcaaagTTAACCTTTGGGGACCTTGCCCATAagatttctatgctttttttgatcgaaggaaaatcctttgatcgttcgatcaaacgatttttccttcgatcatcgttcgaagtatttgcggcaaatccttcggcttcgaagccgaaggattttacttcgatggtcgaatatcgagggttaattaaccctcctcattcgacccttagtaaatagtTACTGTTCAGCTAATCCAGTTGTGTTAAGGTTgatgaaaaaaatatgtgcatGTAACCAGCTTTACCTTACTAAacatttcggggcagatttatcaagggtcgaagtgaaaattagaattttcaagtttattttagtgaaataatAGTGATAGTTTAAAATTGATTTGAAATTTCggaatgtatcatgtactggccctttaagaatttgaattcagctattcaccaccttaaacctgccaaatcgCTGATTTTGCCTGTGTGGGACTTCTTGGAATCAATTAGGACAGGGgatcccaaccttttttggacccgggacttttttgggttttttttttctccttggaaCGGGGCTGGGGTCAGGGATGTGGTCGGCAGCAAGTTTGGGCGCACAATTCATTTTTGTGCGATGGgcggcccagtgcaggagtgtccgcGGCCCGGTTCTGGGTCACGTCCCATTCAcctgaatttgaaaattttatttggtggttttttagagttttttcaccaaaaaaattttcaggatgtctcctaATTCAGGGGTTTAGCAGTTGGGGACTCCTGAATTAGGAGACATCCTGaagatcgttttttttttttttggtgaaaaaactctaatctaattcgattcgagtttgtgggtcaatcccatatatatatatatatatatatatatatatatatatatatatatatatatatatatatatatatatatatatatatataattttttttttttgaaaaattttgtttggtggttttttttttcgaatttcaaactcccattaactcgaaattcggcccttgataaatctgccccttactttgATGTTTCACTTGTaatgactcttaggggcagatttatcaagggtcgaagtgaaaattagaattttcaattcaatgttcgaattttcacgttttttttttttttaaattctactagggaatagttaaaattcgattctagtttttaaaaaaattcaaattagattttcgaaatgtatcatactggcccttttagaattcaaattcgactatttgccaccgaTAACCTGCTCAATagctgtttttgcctatggggaacgtcttgggattaatttggagttgtttgcagccttcctgaaaatcaaggttttttttttttagattaaaattagatttgagtttgagGGTTGaccccattcacccgagtttataaaatttgaattttcgattggttattttttattcgaattttgagttcatgggagtttactGTTTCTGGTAACTAGGGGCAGGGTATCCAGAAATCTTACAttatggatattaaaaaaaacagaaacaaaatgtaccagcttaaaggggacctgtcaccataatTAATAATTCCAAATACTTTTCTATCATGTAAGTTGAGCAAAATACACTTTACTCACACgaaatttatcagagcagcctctttctttctcctgacaacttccttgactacttggtggtcagactggttggaaaatgaccagcaggtggcactgttgaaacaaaatgtattcatattaacagtacatgtatcccttaaaggataagtaaacctttaaaataagtgtgtaaaattgatgagggtgctattctaagcacttttccaatgtacattcattatttattttcttttttcccaagatattaagggatacatgtgctgttactatgaatgaatttttttataacagcgccacctgaaggtcagtttctgaccagtctgaccaccaagtattcaaggaagttgtcaagagaaagaaagaggctgctctgatgttcttctacttaggaaaacaattataaaTCTTTCTCATGTCtttactaagcagaagaacatcagagcagtctctttctttctcctgacaacttccttgacttatATGTGGttagactggtcagaaactgaccagcaggtggcgctgttgtaacaagtcattcatattaacagtacatatctTTGGAAAAATATACATCCCAGTATCTCTTGACATTTGTAACATGGGGTTATCAGCACACTTGAAAATTTCAGATACATGTAGAAATCCAGAAAATTCAGAGACATGTAGAAATCCAGCTAGAAGAGGTGCACCAATTGAAACTGAATGTAAAAGCAACATGCAATTATTAGATGTGTGCCtgaattttcaaatgatctgTTAACCCTGTTGTAAGAGAAATTGGCAGAAGAGTCCaaacataaagctggccatagacattcaGATATTATTCCTTGTACGATAAACATTCAGATGACGAtctttctttttaatgtaaaGATTTAAAGCTTACCATTCAGATTTAATttgtaggattaaagtaggaaaaataacaaatcagacaatgttttgGCTATTAATTGGCAGAGTCAGATatcaatcgtatgaaagttattttcctggAAATATTAGTGACAGCCATCCATGGATATTGTCAGATAGACAATGCATGCAAAGTTATTACCAATACCAGACAAAAGATTTCTAACTtgtccaatcgactaaacaaCAGATTGCCGTGGTACGAAAATTGtgaagggtgaagtgactaacgctgtagaaaattctccagcgtgacgtcatttcggaact
This Xenopus laevis strain J_2021 chromosome 8S, Xenopus_laevis_v10.1, whole genome shotgun sequence DNA region includes the following protein-coding sequences:
- the slc39a7.S gene encoding zinc transporter SLC39A7 isoform X2, which produces MGQWLKYGCALLVATLMVCCLVHTALSQSQEDFHHGHSHAHHGHSHGHHGHGHSHHGHDCHGHGHSHQGHSHEDVHHGHSHQDHHGHSHEETQHEHSHSDKEQSHVVGEERTKREAATGDNLIHNHGSREKMEPVQLWTYAICATLLISAAPFFILFLIPVQSNSSQHQSLLKLLLSFASGGLLGDAFLHLIPHALEPHSAHEAVAEPEESHGHGHSHGHNHSHMMLVGLWVLAGIIAFLVVEKFVRHLKGEHGHGHSHAAKESLADDATEKEEEKDPGKDGVRHRKKGNSTAQKGKNSKKEAVQSEMTVSGYLNLAADFTHNFTDGLAIGASFLVSSNVGIVTTITILLHEVPHEIGDFAILVQSGCTKRKAMMLQLSTALGALAGTACSLLAEGIGEAATLWILPFTAGGFIYIATVSVIPELLKDSRPCQSIFETFGILLGVAMMVLIAQFE
- the slc39a7.S gene encoding zinc transporter SLC39A7 isoform X1, whose product is MVLNKQSGTEVGKMGQWLKYGCALLVATLMVCCLVHTALSQSQEDFHHGHSHAHHGHSHGHHGHGHSHHGHDCHGHGHSHQGHSHEDVHHGHSHQDHHGHSHEETQHEHSHSDKEQSHVVGEERTKREAATGDNLIHNHGSREKMEPVQLWTYAICATLLISAAPFFILFLIPVQSNSSQHQSLLKLLLSFASGGLLGDAFLHLIPHALEPHSAHEAVAEPEESHGHGHSHGHNHSHMMLVGLWVLAGIIAFLVVEKFVRHLKGEHGHGHSHAAKESLADDATEKEEEKDPGKDGVRHRKKGNSTAQKGKNSKKEAVQSEMTVSGYLNLAADFTHNFTDGLAIGASFLVSSNVGIVTTITILLHEVPHEIGDFAILVQSGCTKRKAMMLQLSTALGALAGTACSLLAEGIGEAATLWILPFTAGGFIYIATVSVIPELLKDSRPCQSIFETFGILLGVAMMVLIAQFE